A region of Pyxidicoccus parkwaysis DNA encodes the following proteins:
- a CDS encoding IS1182 family transposase, translated as MDRWTPEVACSEREERLLKLAGKSRRLLVFLRRHRHELFDEAFQAELEGMYRQTGQGEAPQPPALLCMALLLQGYLQVSDAEAVRLSATDRCWRVVLGTLVPDDDAPAFSQGGLQQFRERLIHHDMDRRLLERTVEVAKKTKAFDWKKLPATLRLAVDSRPLEGAGRVEDTFNLLGHAGKKLAEGAARLLGTDVEEVCRQARAPVLLGTSVKAALDIDWSDADEKQDALNRLVRQVDRLAAWVARHVDGAEEAPLRRYIEALGQVKAQDLEPVEAGGVRLRQGVAPDRRISIEDEEMRHGRKSKSKRFNGYKQHIGTHLDAELVLACTVTPANRPEEEATPELKKDLRRLGLEPDAVFIDRAYVNSELTEEVKQAGGEVVCKPWPGRGARPGLYGKKDFAVDVKAGTITCPAGQVEAFEPGHVVQFDPEVCGACALRAQCTHAASGRGRSVRLGEDEGLQKRLRRLQGTRSGRAKLRERVPVEHQLAHLSQRQGSRARYRGTRKNTFDLRRLCALQNLETIHRRIDEQRRLAA; from the coding sequence CAAGAGCCGCAGGCTCCTGGTCTTCCTGCGACGGCATCGCCATGAGTTGTTCGACGAGGCCTTCCAGGCGGAATTGGAGGGCATGTACCGGCAGACGGGCCAGGGCGAGGCTCCCCAGCCCCCGGCCCTGCTGTGCATGGCGCTGCTGCTGCAAGGCTACCTGCAAGTCTCCGATGCGGAGGCCGTCCGGCTGTCGGCCACGGACCGGTGCTGGCGTGTGGTGCTGGGCACGCTGGTGCCCGACGATGACGCACCCGCCTTCTCGCAGGGAGGCTTGCAGCAGTTCCGCGAGCGACTCATCCACCACGACATGGACCGGCGCCTGCTGGAGCGCACGGTGGAGGTGGCCAAGAAGACGAAGGCCTTCGACTGGAAGAAGCTGCCGGCGACGCTGCGATTGGCGGTGGACAGCCGCCCTTTAGAGGGAGCCGGGCGGGTTGAAGACACCTTCAACCTGCTCGGCCACGCGGGGAAGAAGCTCGCCGAGGGCGCCGCCCGTCTGCTGGGCACGGACGTGGAGGAAGTCTGCCGCCAGGCTCGGGCGCCGGTGCTGCTGGGTACCAGCGTGAAGGCGGCGCTGGACATCGACTGGAGCGATGCCGACGAGAAGCAGGACGCATTGAATCGTCTGGTACGGCAGGTGGACCGGCTGGCGGCATGGGTGGCGCGGCACGTGGACGGGGCCGAAGAGGCGCCGCTGCGCCGCTACATCGAGGCGCTCGGACAGGTGAAGGCGCAGGACTTGGAGCCGGTGGAAGCAGGTGGGGTGCGCCTGCGCCAGGGCGTTGCCCCCGACAGACGCATCTCAATCGAAGACGAAGAGATGCGGCATGGGCGTAAAAGCAAGAGCAAGCGTTTCAATGGCTACAAGCAGCACATCGGCACGCACCTGGATGCGGAGCTGGTGCTGGCGTGTACGGTGACGCCCGCCAACCGACCCGAAGAGGAGGCCACCCCGGAGCTGAAGAAAGACTTGCGGCGGCTGGGCCTGGAGCCGGACGCGGTGTTCATTGATAGGGCATACGTGAACAGCGAGCTGACCGAGGAGGTGAAGCAGGCCGGTGGAGAGGTGGTGTGCAAGCCATGGCCCGGGCGCGGTGCCAGGCCGGGCCTGTATGGCAAGAAGGACTTCGCGGTGGACGTGAAGGCGGGCACCATTACCTGCCCGGCCGGTCAGGTGGAGGCCTTCGAGCCCGGGCACGTGGTGCAGTTCGACCCGGAGGTGTGCGGGGCGTGCGCGCTGCGCGCCCAATGCACGCACGCGGCCTCCGGACGCGGCAGGAGCGTCCGGCTGGGCGAGGACGAGGGCCTGCAGAAGCGACTGCGAAGGCTGCAAGGCACGCGCTCGGGACGGGCGAAGCTGCGCGAGCGGGTGCCCGTCGAGCACCAGCTCGCCCACCTCAGCCAGCGCCAGGGCTCGCGGGCTCGCTACCGCGGCACCCGGAAGAACACCTTCGACCTTCGCAGGCTCTGTGCGCTCCAGAACCTGGAGACCATCCATCGCCGCATCGACGAGCAGCGGCGTCTTGCGGCCTGA
- a CDS encoding lanthionine synthetase C family protein produces MLASMDTSRADRLFPPDTQTLQTNALNVAHGACGTALFLRDVLGELPGAVREWLLAQPVDLATYPPGLYSGLAGIAWSFVELGLPERGLELMERVPASPLAFTSADLFGGAAGWGLAALALHLRTRDAKLLEVAVRAGEHLVQRAERSEAGRFWRPEEGGAIPLGFARGGSGIAFFLLSLWRLTREASYLEVARQALDFDVAHAKERNGGLVWGVDVGDLGHRPYWLKGGAGIASALIRFFEVLKEPRYLELARKAARGCEVTFSATPHLFEGLASIGETQLDMYRVTGDEHYLEQARKKARQTLLFRLDRPEGVAFPGRFLLRISHDFGMGGAGIGLFLHRLSVLGPRRFHDVFPE; encoded by the coding sequence ATGCTGGCGTCGATGGACACGTCGCGCGCGGACCGGCTCTTTCCTCCGGACACGCAGACGCTCCAGACGAATGCATTGAACGTGGCGCATGGCGCCTGTGGCACCGCGCTGTTCCTGCGGGACGTGCTGGGCGAGCTGCCCGGGGCCGTGCGGGAGTGGTTGCTGGCGCAGCCGGTGGACCTCGCCACGTATCCCCCGGGGCTCTACTCCGGCCTCGCGGGCATCGCGTGGAGCTTCGTGGAGCTGGGCCTGCCCGAGCGGGGACTGGAGCTGATGGAGCGGGTGCCCGCATCGCCCCTGGCCTTCACGTCCGCGGACCTCTTCGGCGGCGCCGCGGGATGGGGGTTGGCCGCGCTGGCGCTGCACCTGCGCACGCGCGACGCGAAGCTCCTGGAAGTGGCGGTCCGGGCGGGTGAGCACCTGGTGCAGCGTGCGGAGCGCTCGGAGGCCGGACGTTTCTGGCGGCCCGAGGAAGGCGGCGCAATTCCGCTGGGCTTCGCACGGGGCGGCAGCGGCATCGCCTTCTTCCTGCTCTCGCTCTGGCGCCTCACTCGCGAGGCGTCCTACCTGGAGGTGGCGAGACAGGCGCTGGACTTCGACGTAGCCCATGCGAAGGAGCGAAACGGAGGGCTCGTCTGGGGCGTCGACGTCGGAGACCTGGGGCACCGGCCCTACTGGTTGAAGGGCGGCGCGGGCATCGCGTCCGCGCTCATCCGATTCTTCGAGGTGCTGAAGGAGCCGCGCTACCTGGAGCTGGCCCGGAAGGCCGCGCGAGGCTGCGAGGTGACGTTCTCCGCGACGCCGCACCTGTTCGAGGGGCTCGCTTCCATTGGAGAGACGCAGCTGGACATGTACCGGGTGACGGGCGACGAGCACTACCTGGAGCAGGCGCGGAAGAAGGCGAGACAGACGCTGCTGTTCCGCCTCGACCGGCCCGAGGGCGTCGCCTTCCCGGGCCGCTTCCTGCTGCGCATCAGCCATGACTTCGGAATGGGCGGCGCGGGCATCGGCCTGTTCCTGCACCGGCTCTCCGTGCTGGGGCCGCGCAGGTTCCACGACGTGTTCCCGGAGTAG
- a CDS encoding class III lanthionine synthetase LanKC N-terminal domain-containing protein produces the protein MEEFSSYTISHREYFEALGRFPITRVYPDLLASLLPAGWKTSRFDVWLHAFPEGAELAPQGFKIHVSSTVAQAPEVLRRVVPVCVRAGVQFKHVADPGLLRFHNSKRSPRKASGKFIAVYPPDTPSFLTLIEALHQATKDLEGPYILSDKRYRDSKVVFYRYGGFQRMHQLNPDGSRRLMIREPGGALVEDERTPYFQLPAWVQDPLPDAEEPEGDGELLNGRYQVEEAFSFSNTGGVYRAIDQRTGNTVCIKEARPRTDMWMGGELTVDSVSMLRRERDNLERLRGLPEVPELIELFQEWEHTFLVTSFVKGQPLSKVRVREDVIVLTHLEDANRVSRFCALLRDVTLRLLDAVEAIHARGLLVGDISPGNVLLDLESGELRLIDFEGALPLGEDSAVSVQWFTPGFRHPERRGIQRLEPFDDFYACGMLLYSLVCPVQTLFELDRTRPVLRFLDHFVEEGLPVQVRRIIQSLLDGRADLARKEAESWALPRR, from the coding sequence ATGGAGGAGTTCTCCTCGTACACCATCAGCCACCGCGAGTACTTCGAGGCGCTGGGCCGCTTTCCCATCACCCGCGTCTACCCGGACCTGCTCGCGTCCCTGCTCCCGGCGGGCTGGAAGACGTCCCGCTTCGATGTCTGGCTCCATGCGTTTCCTGAGGGCGCGGAATTGGCGCCGCAGGGCTTCAAGATTCACGTCTCCTCGACGGTGGCCCAGGCGCCGGAGGTGTTGCGAAGAGTCGTGCCGGTGTGCGTCCGCGCGGGCGTGCAGTTCAAGCACGTGGCCGACCCGGGCCTGCTGCGCTTCCACAACTCGAAGCGTTCTCCGCGCAAGGCCTCGGGCAAGTTCATCGCCGTCTACCCTCCGGACACACCGTCCTTCCTGACGCTCATCGAAGCGCTGCACCAGGCGACGAAGGATTTGGAGGGCCCCTACATCCTCTCGGACAAGCGGTACCGGGACAGCAAGGTGGTCTTCTACCGGTACGGCGGCTTCCAGCGGATGCACCAACTGAATCCGGACGGCTCGCGGCGGTTGATGATTCGCGAGCCCGGCGGGGCGCTCGTCGAGGATGAGCGCACGCCCTACTTCCAGCTCCCGGCCTGGGTCCAGGACCCGCTGCCGGACGCCGAGGAGCCGGAAGGCGACGGCGAGCTGCTCAACGGCCGCTACCAGGTGGAGGAGGCGTTTTCCTTCAGCAACACCGGTGGCGTCTACCGGGCCATCGACCAGCGGACGGGGAACACCGTCTGCATCAAGGAGGCGCGCCCGCGCACGGACATGTGGATGGGCGGAGAGCTGACCGTCGACTCCGTCTCGATGCTCCGCCGGGAGCGCGACAACCTGGAGCGCCTGCGCGGCCTGCCGGAGGTCCCCGAGCTCATCGAGCTGTTCCAGGAGTGGGAGCACACCTTCCTCGTCACCTCCTTCGTGAAGGGACAACCCCTGTCGAAGGTGCGCGTCCGCGAGGACGTCATCGTCCTCACCCACCTGGAGGACGCGAACCGCGTGAGCAGGTTCTGCGCGCTCCTGCGGGACGTGACGCTGCGCCTGCTGGACGCCGTGGAGGCCATCCACGCCAGGGGCCTGCTGGTGGGAGACATCTCGCCCGGCAACGTCCTGCTGGACCTGGAGTCGGGGGAGCTCCGGCTCATCGACTTCGAGGGGGCGCTGCCGCTCGGCGAGGACTCGGCCGTCTCCGTCCAGTGGTTCACCCCGGGCTTCCGTCATCCGGAGCGCCGAGGAATCCAGCGGCTCGAGCCCTTCGACGACTTCTACGCGTGCGGCATGCTCCTCTACAGCCTGGTCTGTCCCGTCCAGACCCTGTTCGAGCTGGACAGGACGCGGCCGGTCCTCCGCTTCCTCGACCACTTCGTCGAGGAGGGGCTGCCGGTCCAGGTGCGACGCATCATCCAATCACTGCTCGACGGGCGTGCGGACCTCGCACGGAAGGAGGCGGAGTCATGGGCGCTCCCGCGACGTTAG
- a CDS encoding FtsX-like permease family protein, with protein MMTRASSIPASGGGPGSSWLRYSRSSGEKSTGFASADDLDAPEVVIINETLAAKLFPGQDPVGQRVRFTYNSEQKPREIVGVVGDERMAGLDAAPTPIVYTPDAQDTSTRAILVVRTKPGAASVAASLRAELRAEDAGLVLSDARTMEELVATAPWLFLRRYPTLVVGVFASVALLLAMVGVYGVMAYSLSQRSRELAIRMALGARKQDVLGMVVRQGAALALLGVGLGLVGSLALSRVLQRLLFGVSAADPVVLAGGAAVLVLMGMLASYLPALRASRVDPASALR; from the coding sequence ATGATGACGCGTGCTTCGAGCATCCCCGCCTCGGGAGGTGGCCCCGGCTCGTCCTGGCTCAGGTACTCGCGGTCCTCGGGCGAGAAGTCGACGGGCTTCGCGAGCGCGGACGACCTGGACGCGCCCGAGGTGGTCATCATCAACGAGACGCTGGCCGCGAAGCTCTTCCCGGGGCAGGACCCGGTGGGCCAGCGCGTGCGCTTCACGTACAACTCGGAGCAGAAGCCGCGCGAAATCGTGGGCGTGGTGGGCGACGAGCGCATGGCCGGCCTGGACGCGGCGCCCACGCCCATCGTCTACACGCCGGATGCGCAGGACACGAGCACGCGCGCCATCCTGGTGGTGCGCACGAAGCCGGGCGCCGCGAGCGTGGCGGCCTCGCTGCGCGCGGAGCTCCGGGCCGAGGACGCGGGCCTGGTGCTGTCCGACGCGCGCACCATGGAGGAGCTGGTAGCGACGGCGCCGTGGCTGTTCCTGCGCCGCTACCCCACGCTGGTGGTGGGCGTCTTCGCCTCGGTGGCACTGCTGCTGGCAATGGTGGGCGTGTACGGCGTCATGGCGTATTCGCTGAGCCAGCGCTCGCGGGAGCTGGCCATCCGCATGGCGTTGGGGGCGCGGAAGCAGGACGTGCTGGGCATGGTGGTGCGGCAGGGCGCGGCGCTGGCGTTGCTGGGGGTGGGCCTGGGGCTCGTGGGCTCGCTCGCGCTCAGCCGCGTGCTCCAGCGCCTGCTGTTCGGCGTGAGCGCGGCGGACCCGGTGGTGCTCGCCGGAGGCGCGGCCGTGCTCGTCCTCATGGGCATGCTCGCCAGCTACCTGCCGGCCCTGCGTGCCTCGCGCGTGGACCCGGCCTCGGCGCTGCGGTAA